A window of the Desulforapulum autotrophicum HRM2 genome harbors these coding sequences:
- a CDS encoding amylo-alpha-1,6-glucosidase, producing MNVSEMISQLPRPGTSRVMFCGDVLTFTLSIPSNVSGMAWIRTNLGRASIARNEIIDEVDRNEIKLDEAWHDIQMTRQGPAVFAITLPLSETGHFRAKCFFWAEDSHAPVWPPGEDTIINVEPAGTCCANIVYNAFVRQFGPTRSQGQPLAQEEADCIQCLDKRGYAVIPSSGKFRDLSGEIDFILTHLGCRAIHLLPIHPTPTTYGRMGRFGSPYAALNFTDVDPGLAEFDSSATPMEQFSALVDKIHSCAGYLILDIAINHTGWAASIHEKHPEWLVRNKEGEIAVPGAWGVLWADLTRLDYSKKALWQYMADIFLLWCTRGVDGFRCDAGYMIPVPAWEYIVAKVKKEYPDTLFFLEGLGGPLDATCDILSQANFNWAYSELFQNYDRKAVEAYLPTAISISEKFGHMIHFAETHDNQRLAATSTRYAKMRTSLCALFSVCGGFGFANGVEWFATEKINVHESTCLNWGAKINQTDHIRRLNLILKTHPAFADNVSLDLVQTGQGNYLVLCRRIAATDREIIVVANLDCKMSQTVLWQARHQPEGVLFDLVTEQQVVAKLEGEILSVEVEPGRVMALTRDRQDIKRLQAADLKNDPIPWRVVRQKQVACALKIVTTLAGYGDVSGLDLDYEADALVADPVAFIRSFNPDGNESRVVVWEWNRDVRRQVMVPHGFFLMVVAPANFRAEIRTRTQGTVRTLEQNEALATRDGRFFAVFLPFDTQGRVMEHTLKIRVLGAKGTQKAKAPLVFLPGSGTAFVSSTHTRKAIAKNPSLKLLGVNHRGAMMRAFAWWGRLESRYDALLAANIQPDFPEERWMALTRFRIWATFQGYSRELTLDCLESFTFSYGNRGLWRFRLPTSEGSHCPIEIALKMVDQTNAIEMDITRPAGSPRRNPLGDDKQVTIIIRPDLEHRSFHETVKAWKGPENQWKSSISMVSGGFLFAPDPNHCTLGVKASDGTFVWEPEWQYMVHRSLDAERGLDPDSDLFSPGYFIANLGGRDTIRISARVTCGKGPERDDILTGSDGPDTEFVRGWPLPEALTKSLDAFLVDRAKDRSVIAGYPWFLDWGRDSLIFSRALIQGERLVDAKKILRLFGRFEANGSLPNMISGNDARNRETSDAPLWFIAAAREVVEKEGGALLDQTLGGRTFKEILVSIGDAYVRGTQTGIAMDPETALVFSPSHFTWMDTNFPAGTPREGYPIEIQALWAYSLEFLAKIDPNGTQAWARLADQVKDSIKTLFFMESRGYFSDCLHTRGKAPAGSAVVDDALRPNQLFLISLGVIRDKDLCIPALEHCMELLVPGAIRTLDDSPVDLPLVIEGPTGPLNDPHRPYWGHYMGDEDTRRKPAYHNGTAWTWVFPVFCEAWAETFGSKGAMTGISWLTSSVKLMEQGVAGFVPEIVDGDAPHAPRGCDAQAWGASELYRVWHKLSLRS from the coding sequence ATGAACGTTTCGGAAATGATTTCACAGCTTCCCAGACCCGGCACATCCCGGGTGATGTTCTGCGGGGATGTCCTGACCTTTACCCTTTCCATTCCCTCCAATGTCAGTGGAATGGCGTGGATCAGGACAAACCTTGGCCGGGCTTCCATCGCCAGGAACGAAATTATTGATGAAGTCGATCGTAACGAAATTAAACTTGACGAGGCCTGGCATGACATTCAAATGACCCGTCAGGGTCCGGCCGTGTTCGCCATTACACTGCCCCTTTCGGAAACCGGTCACTTCAGGGCAAAGTGTTTTTTCTGGGCCGAAGACAGCCATGCGCCGGTGTGGCCGCCGGGCGAAGATACCATCATTAACGTGGAACCTGCCGGTACCTGCTGCGCCAATATTGTCTATAACGCCTTTGTGAGGCAGTTCGGTCCTACTCGATCCCAGGGGCAACCCCTTGCACAAGAGGAGGCCGACTGCATCCAGTGCCTTGACAAAAGAGGGTATGCGGTGATTCCCAGCTCGGGAAAATTTCGGGACCTGTCCGGTGAGATAGATTTTATTCTCACACATCTGGGCTGCCGGGCCATTCACCTGCTGCCCATCCATCCAACCCCCACGACCTACGGCCGTATGGGTCGGTTCGGCAGCCCCTATGCAGCCTTGAATTTCACCGATGTGGATCCGGGACTTGCCGAGTTTGATTCAAGTGCCACCCCCATGGAACAATTCTCAGCCCTTGTGGATAAAATTCATTCCTGTGCCGGTTACCTTATCCTTGACATCGCCATCAACCACACAGGCTGGGCAGCCTCCATCCATGAAAAACATCCTGAGTGGCTGGTTAGAAATAAAGAGGGGGAAATTGCGGTTCCAGGTGCCTGGGGAGTTCTGTGGGCGGATCTGACCCGGCTGGATTATTCCAAAAAAGCCCTGTGGCAATACATGGCAGACATCTTTCTTCTATGGTGCACCAGAGGTGTTGACGGATTCAGGTGCGATGCCGGGTATATGATTCCGGTTCCTGCCTGGGAATATATTGTTGCAAAGGTAAAAAAAGAATATCCAGACACCCTGTTCTTCCTTGAGGGGCTCGGCGGCCCCCTGGATGCCACCTGTGATATTCTCAGCCAGGCCAATTTCAACTGGGCCTATTCCGAACTGTTCCAGAACTATGACCGAAAGGCTGTGGAAGCCTATCTGCCAACGGCCATTTCAATATCTGAGAAATTCGGCCATATGATCCATTTTGCCGAGACCCATGATAATCAGCGGTTGGCTGCCACCTCCACTCGCTATGCTAAAATGCGCACCTCCCTTTGTGCCCTTTTTTCAGTTTGCGGCGGTTTCGGCTTTGCCAACGGGGTGGAATGGTTTGCCACCGAAAAGATAAACGTCCATGAATCCACCTGCCTGAACTGGGGGGCAAAGATCAACCAGACCGATCATATTCGGCGGTTAAACCTTATTCTCAAGACCCACCCAGCCTTTGCAGATAATGTCAGCCTGGACCTAGTGCAAACGGGTCAGGGAAACTATCTGGTCCTTTGCCGGAGGATTGCAGCAACAGACAGGGAGATCATCGTAGTTGCAAACCTTGACTGTAAAATGAGCCAGACGGTCCTATGGCAGGCAAGGCATCAACCAGAGGGAGTTCTATTCGACCTTGTGACTGAGCAACAGGTGGTTGCCAAACTTGAAGGAGAGATCCTCAGTGTTGAAGTTGAACCGGGCCGAGTGATGGCCCTGACCCGGGACAGGCAGGATATAAAACGGCTTCAAGCGGCTGACCTGAAAAATGATCCCATCCCCTGGCGGGTGGTTCGTCAAAAGCAGGTCGCCTGTGCCCTGAAGATCGTCACGACCCTTGCTGGGTACGGGGATGTGTCTGGTCTGGATCTTGACTATGAGGCAGATGCCCTGGTTGCCGACCCTGTGGCGTTTATTAGATCCTTTAACCCGGACGGAAACGAAAGCCGGGTGGTGGTCTGGGAGTGGAACAGGGATGTTCGAAGACAGGTCATGGTGCCCCATGGTTTTTTCCTCATGGTGGTTGCACCCGCTAATTTCAGGGCTGAGATTAGAACCCGGACCCAGGGTACCGTTCGTACCCTGGAGCAAAATGAGGCCCTGGCCACCCGGGATGGCCGGTTCTTTGCCGTTTTCCTTCCCTTTGACACCCAGGGCAGAGTCATGGAACACACTTTGAAAATAAGGGTCTTGGGTGCCAAGGGTACCCAGAAGGCCAAGGCACCCCTTGTTTTTCTGCCAGGCTCGGGAACTGCCTTTGTTTCGTCAACGCACACCCGCAAGGCCATTGCAAAGAATCCTTCCCTAAAACTTCTTGGCGTAAATCATCGGGGGGCAATGATGCGGGCCTTTGCCTGGTGGGGCAGGCTTGAAAGCCGTTACGATGCCTTGCTTGCAGCAAATATCCAGCCTGATTTTCCAGAGGAAAGATGGATGGCCCTTACCCGGTTTAGAATCTGGGCCACGTTCCAGGGATATTCAAGGGAACTTACCCTTGACTGCCTGGAATCATTTACCTTTTCCTATGGGAACAGGGGACTCTGGCGCTTTCGATTGCCCACAAGTGAAGGCAGCCATTGTCCAATTGAAATAGCCCTTAAAATGGTAGATCAGACCAACGCCATTGAGATGGATATCACACGACCGGCAGGTTCCCCGCGTAGGAATCCCCTTGGGGATGATAAACAGGTTACCATCATCATCCGCCCGGACCTTGAACACCGCAGCTTCCATGAAACCGTCAAGGCGTGGAAGGGGCCTGAAAATCAGTGGAAATCGTCAATTTCCATGGTGTCGGGCGGGTTTTTATTTGCCCCTGATCCCAATCACTGTACCCTTGGGGTAAAAGCTTCGGACGGCACCTTTGTATGGGAACCTGAATGGCAGTATATGGTGCACCGTTCCCTTGATGCTGAAAGAGGCCTTGACCCGGATTCAGATCTGTTCAGCCCCGGATATTTTATTGCGAATCTTGGAGGCAGGGATACCATCCGTATTTCTGCCCGTGTGACCTGCGGTAAGGGTCCGGAACGGGACGACATCCTTACCGGGTCGGATGGGCCTGACACTGAATTTGTCAGGGGGTGGCCGCTGCCTGAAGCCCTTACTAAAAGCCTTGATGCCTTTCTCGTGGACAGGGCAAAGGACAGGAGCGTCATTGCCGGATATCCCTGGTTCCTTGACTGGGGCAGGGACAGCCTCATTTTCAGTCGGGCCTTGATTCAGGGGGAACGACTGGTCGATGCCAAAAAAATCCTCAGGCTGTTTGGCCGGTTTGAGGCGAACGGCTCACTTCCCAATATGATCAGCGGTAATGATGCCAGGAACAGGGAAACATCGGATGCTCCCCTGTGGTTTATTGCAGCAGCAAGGGAGGTGGTGGAAAAGGAGGGTGGGGCCCTGCTTGACCAGACCCTTGGCGGCCGAACCTTTAAAGAGATCCTTGTTTCCATCGGGGACGCCTATGTCCGCGGCACGCAAACCGGTATCGCCATGGACCCTGAAACCGCCCTGGTTTTCAGCCCGTCCCATTTTACCTGGATGGACACCAACTTTCCCGCTGGAACACCCAGGGAGGGTTACCCCATTGAAATCCAGGCCCTGTGGGCCTACAGCCTTGAGTTCCTGGCAAAGATCGATCCCAACGGAACCCAGGCCTGGGCCAGGCTTGCCGACCAGGTCAAAGATTCAATTAAAACGCTTTTTTTCATGGAATCCAGGGGCTATTTCTCAGACTGTCTCCACACCCGGGGCAAGGCCCCTGCGGGCAGTGCCGTGGTCGATGATGCCCTGAGACCCAATCAGCTTTTTTTGATCTCCCTCGGGGTGATCCGGGATAAAGATTTGTGCATCCCGGCCCTTGAACATTGCATGGAACTTCTGGTACCCGGTGCTATCCGGACCCTTGACGACAGCCCGGTGGATCTTCCCCTGGTCATTGAGGGCCCGACAGGCCCCTTGAATGACCCCCATCGTCCCTATTGGGGACATTACATGGGAGATGAGGACACAAGAAGAAAACCTGCCTACCATAATGGAACGGCCTGGACATGGGTGTTTCCCGTGTTCTGTGAGGCCTGGGCAGAAACCTTTGGCAGCAAAGGGGCCATGACTGGAATTTCATGGTTGACCAGCAGTGTAAAACTCATGGAACAGGGGGTCGCAGGCTTTGTTCCTGAAATTGTTGACGGGGATGCGCCCCATGCACCAAGGGGTTGTGATGCCCAGGCCTGGGGGGCAAGCGAACTGTATCGGGTTTGGCATAAACTTTCATTGAGGAGTTGA
- the rocD gene encoding ornithine--oxo-acid transaminase, translating into MDYLEIEQRLGANNYKPLDVVLSRGQGIWVWDVDGNRYMDCLSAYSAVNQGHCHPKIVKALTEQAAKLSLTSRAFRNDQLGLFYKELCELTHSHKVLPMNSGAEAVETAIKTVRKWGYKTKKVAENKAEIIVCDNNFHGRTITIISFSSDKGARDGFGPFTPGFKSIPFGDAGALKAAINENTIAFMVEPIQGEAGVIIPPEGYLREVRQICTDNNVVLILDEIQTGLGRTGKLLAEAHEGIEADMTLIGKALSGGLYPVSAVLSNTEIMDVLNPGEHGSTFGGNPLACAVARVALKVLVEENMIENSAVMGDYFLNGLKSLKNPFIREIRGRGLMIGLEFEPGKIKARTYCEALKEKGLLCKETHENIIRFAPPLVINKEDIDYALAIIQEVIG; encoded by the coding sequence ATGGATTATCTGGAAATTGAACAAAGGCTTGGCGCAAATAACTACAAACCCCTGGACGTTGTTTTAAGCAGGGGGCAGGGCATCTGGGTCTGGGATGTAGATGGTAACCGTTACATGGATTGTCTGTCTGCATACTCTGCCGTGAATCAGGGCCACTGCCATCCTAAAATCGTCAAGGCCCTGACCGAGCAGGCCGCAAAGCTGTCTTTGACCTCACGGGCCTTTAGAAATGACCAGCTTGGACTATTTTACAAGGAGTTGTGTGAACTGACCCACTCCCACAAGGTGCTGCCCATGAACAGCGGGGCCGAAGCCGTTGAAACGGCCATTAAAACCGTTCGAAAGTGGGGATATAAAACCAAAAAGGTCGCGGAGAACAAGGCTGAGATCATTGTATGTGATAACAATTTCCACGGCAGAACCATCACCATCATAAGCTTTAGTTCGGACAAAGGAGCAAGGGACGGGTTTGGCCCCTTTACCCCTGGGTTTAAGAGTATCCCCTTTGGCGATGCTGGGGCGTTAAAGGCAGCCATCAACGAAAACACCATAGCCTTTATGGTTGAGCCCATCCAGGGAGAGGCAGGTGTCATTATTCCGCCTGAAGGATATCTCAGGGAGGTCCGGCAAATCTGTACGGATAACAATGTTGTTCTCATCCTTGATGAGATTCAGACGGGTCTGGGTCGGACGGGCAAACTTCTGGCCGAAGCCCACGAGGGGATAGAGGCAGATATGACGCTGATCGGCAAGGCGTTGTCCGGGGGACTTTATCCGGTGTCAGCGGTACTGTCCAACACTGAGATCATGGATGTTCTTAATCCGGGCGAGCACGGGAGTACCTTTGGAGGAAACCCCCTGGCATGTGCCGTTGCAAGGGTGGCTCTCAAGGTTCTGGTCGAAGAGAATATGATTGAGAATTCAGCTGTAATGGGAGACTATTTTCTAAATGGTTTAAAATCCCTCAAGAACCCTTTTATCCGTGAAATCCGAGGCAGGGGCCTGATGATTGGTCTTGAATTTGAGCCTGGAAAAATAAAGGCCAGAACCTATTGTGAAGCCCTCAAGGAAAAAGGGTTATTGTGCAAAGAGACCCATGAGAATATCATTCGATTTGCTCCGCCCCTGGTGATAAATAAAGAGGACATTGACTATGCCCTCGCGATTATTCAGGAAGTTATCGGTTAG